CACAGTTCACTGTCTGCAGTAGCTCGACTCGAGGCAACAAGAAAGTAAAGGTGACTGGTGAGCAATGGTGGCTTCTGGCAGCACTGTGGACTACTGAGCCAGTGATGACCCCACCTGTGGCTACCTGGTACACAGACAACATTCATCCCAGACATGAAAGAGGCAAGAGGCACAGGTGGGAGCAGCTTCAAGCTGCGGCAAGTCCTAGCTAAGTCCTAGCATGGAGGTGGCTTCTTTGTGCAGATGAGTGACAATGCCGGGACCGCCCACGTGGCCACCCACACCAGGCATTCTGTAAGGCCTCGGCAccacttcctcctgccttctgaaTGCCCTTCGCTCCTCTCCCACCCCATTTGCTTCGCATCAAGCCTGCTAGGTCACCCAGCCTTAaagcctttccctttccttaGAAATGGGGGCTCCAAAGAGGGTGGGCTAAGAGGGCAGGCTCCAGCCCCAGGGAGCTGGGCCCGGGGTCCTGGCCAGGAAGTTGGAAGGCACGTATCCCCTCTGTCCATTCGCTTCCACCAGGCTCCATTCTGGGTTCCCCTTCTTGTCCTGGGCTTCTAGGATGGTTACAGGCTGGCCTGCCTGAAGACTCAGTTCGTGGGAGCTCCTGGCCACAAAAGGGTACGCTGCCACCACCTGAAACACACAGGACGACACAGAAATGGTCAGGATGCTGAACTCAGTCCATCAAGGGTGTcatccttgcacacacacacctctattgCTGGCCATACATCACTTCCCAAGCACGTTCTTAGCCCCGAAGATGCTATACCCGCTAGCACTGTGGCTAGTAATTTCTAACATTGTTCTAACAGTTTTCTAGGCTTTGGTTTTTTGACAATGCCATCCCTGTAGTGGCcccattttttcccccagaaattGAGACTTAGAAAAGTCAGGAACTCACAATTATGACAATCACATAGCTAAACAGTCAGGTCTGCCTGATTTCAGAacaggggcttttttttttttttttgagatagggtttctatgtgtaacagccctggctgtcctggaacttactttgtaaactaggctggccttgaactctcataGATCTGCCGGCTTCtagcttctacctcccaagtgctcagactaaaagtatgtaccaccaccacccggtagAACAGGTGTACTTGAACCCCCTACAGCCACATTTGTGGGTAGCCTCACAGCCTCTCCCTTCCCAGATCTAGGGAGCTGGTTTATCTGTCCAGCCCAGTTTTTAATCTGGAATAGTGAGATTTGGGAGACATGGCTCctatttaggggaaaaaaattgaaCCTGAGAAAACAATaagggtgatggtggcacacatctttaatcccaacactcagggaggcagaccaggtggatctttgtgagttcaaggccagcctggtctacagagtgagttccaggtcagccagagaaacactgtctcaaaggaaaaaatgggggaggggagcattaATCAAACTACTGTCTAACTTCCCTATGCCTCATTGCGATCATCTACAAGTGTCAATAACAACATCCTACCCTTTaggatgtgggatttccttctgtattctgtgaataccattggttaataaagaagctgttttgagcttgtgatagggtagagcagagctaggtgatggaaggggggaactaaactgaatgctgggagaaaggaggaggagtcaagagaagccatgtagttccagagacagacgccaaaactttaccgggtaagccacagcctcatggaaatacacagataatggagatgggtaatttaaaatatgagttagcaTATTTTTTGCTAACTCTCTATTCCTGGAACTCTGGACCTTAGCACAGCAGGGAATCTTGCAtctactcacacactcacactgctAATCTAATCACCATTTCCTCCAGGTTGTAAGCTTGTCCGGCTTACATTTAGTAAGGCACCTGGCAAATCTGAGTGAATGGGGGCCTCCTGTTTGCCCTGCTGGTGGGGGTGATGGATTAACTCCCTGGTGTTCTCATGGGAAGTCCCTCCGTCTGGGTCCCACCCCTGGCCAGGATAAGAACTCATCACTGCTTACAGCCTGACCTCACCAGGAGCAGACCCTTTAATTGTAGAGGAAAGATCCAAGCCCTAGTGTAAACAGATGAGGGGTGGCAagccttcagccctctcccagaCTCACCTGGGTCACGGTTGGGACAGTGGGGACAGAGGGTTGGGTGGGCTCTGGAGTTGGAAGCCAGTAGTCTTCATGTGTGACTGTCTGGCCTCTGAGCTCCTTCTCACTGGGGATGATATGGTGGTACAGCTGGACCTTTCCAGCAGGCACATATCCCCGGTGTCCTAGGAAACATGGAGAAGGTTCAGTGGCTGCCAGTCAGCTTCCTAGCCTTTCAATGGTGAGGAAAGCCAGCAAATACAAGTGCCTGGCTTCCCAGCATTAAAGGGACGATACAAGATCATCCGGGAACCCTGAGATCTCCCCCCACCGCCCCACCTGTATTCACTGCTCCTATCTGCTGCTGGCTCACCCCTCCAGGAACAGAGGCTTTCCACTGAAACATCTGGCAGATGTTCATTTGGGCTGGCATGACAACTGTTTCCCATTGGTGGCACTACTGCTCGCGTCCCTCTAGTGGCCACCCAGAGTAAGGCTGCTTCCCCAGCTCTCAGGACCAGGGCAGCCTTCTACTGGTGATGCTGTCCTTCTGGGCTCCTTCTGGCCAGCACCTACCCTTGTGCTGCCCAGCTGCTGTCATCGTGAACATCCatcacttcctgcttcccaggtAAAGTTACAGTCTCCGCACCAATCTGAGGTCAGTCTGTGTCACTGACACTACCTCTGCTTATGTAACTGAGCTCAGCCTCCCTGAGATCACCCAGGCAGGAAAACCCCGGAACCTTCCTCTAATGTCCTTATATTATATCCCCACAGATGTGTTTTTCAACCGTGccactttctattttatttatttcttaaatttattatcattattttagacaaggtctcactctatgGTCCCTAGATCTCTCTAGacagtcaggctggccttgaacttgtggtcattctcctgcttctgcctcccaaatgctgggattataggtatgcaccaaCATACATTGCTccactcaatttttaaaaactggcttGCTTTCTAAAGCTTGGCCTTATGCCATGGAGTAATATCAATACCATCATGAGCTCGTGAACTAGCTGCATTTTTTATAATACACATAAAAGTGCTTAAGTAGCTATTCTTTCACTGTAGAACAGCGAAACAACTGCCTGTTGGTCTCCAACAAGAATCCTGTGTAACCCTCGCGTTTAAAAGACGCTGCTGGGCTATGTTGTCAGCCTGGGCTCACACTAGAGCTTCCCTTCATCCCAGTTACGCATGAACCCCAGACCTTAGCAGCACATCCCAAGGCCACAACCAGTGGAGATCTTACTGTCCCGGGCCTAAATCAGATTCTGAGAGTGCGGCTGGAATCCAATCATCCCTTCTCATCACTCATCTGTATTTTTCAAGGTACTATTGAAGTTCCTTCCACACATCGTTTCACCCAATAGCATGTAAGTTCTCGAAGGCTAGTCTTGCTTGTACAGCACCCAGGAACTGGATGGGGAAGTTAGCCTGAGTCTTATCAACAGTTCATGTACCACTGAGTCACTGTAAGCAGATTGAGCCACTGcatctgcctctggcctcctgtcTCCTGAATTTGCACAGCCAGATTGGCACACAAGAGCATCCATGCCTCCCTATCAGCTCTTGGCAGCTGGCTCTCCCAAAAGGGGATGAAGAGCTTAGAGGTCCACATACCCCCTGTGTCCACCAGCCAGCGACTGCTGTTGCCTTTGGTATCCTTGTTTTGTAGAAGGGCCACAATTTGGCCCCGTGGCAGAGTCAAGTCCAGAGTCCCAGTCCCATTGATGTCACTTGTCACCTGGTATAGCTTCCCGGGGCCGTATCGGGTCAGGAGAGCCTGAAGCTGGTATTCAGAGCCTGGGAGGAGTGGCTGAGAGAGCAGAGAACAGACACAGGAGCTTGTGATAAATGTCAAGGCTGGTGCCAACATGAGTTGAGAGCTGAGAATCTTGTTCGTTCCTACCTATCACTGAAGGGTCCATTCTGATGGGGACAACCATACCCTCTACTACATGGCTGGCTCTCAGCTTCCAATGGCATTTTAGGAGAAACTTTCGATTAATTCAAGTGTGGATATCTGTCAGTTATAGAACTGGTAGACTGGGCCCCAAATTCTGTGCATAACCCCCAGCTAGTCATCCCACAGGAAATGCCTTATCCAGGTCTTTGAACCATACCAGGTTGTGGGCTTCATGGTACATCAGGGCCTTAGTCATCTGGCTTCTTCAGAGGCCAATACAGGACCACACTAGCCCCTGGCACACCATGGATGAAGGACAGCTAGCTGTGACTCAGAGTGTTTCCACTCCACAAAGTGTCGGGCACCTACTAGGTAGAAGGCACCAGAGCACGGTTTGTACAGCAAGGACACGATGCACTGGTGCAGCAAATACATATAGCagggggcactggagagatggctcaggggttaagagcactgcctgttcttccagaggtcctgagttcaattcccagcaaccacatggtggctcacagccatctacagtgagatctggtgccctcttctggcctgccagTATATatacaggcagagcactgtatatataataaataaataaataaataaataaataaataaataaataaataaataaataagtaaaacatagAGTAGAGTTTCACTCAGACAGAAATTACCATCttgctagagagagagagttaggaTCTCAGTTCCTTCCCAAACTGCCTGGCATTTCCGTTGTTTTTCCATTCACTATTTTCAGCAAAAGTTTTACCAAGAAGGGGTTCAAATATGATTATATCCCCTTTCGTAAAACCAAGGGGAAGCCAAATGCGCAAATATATTACCATATTCTCTGCTTACactgtgtgtatatgcctgcgTGTACTCTCGGCACTGCATGTAGTTAGTTTGGACTAGGGAGATGTTGGGTAAAGGGCAGGTAGACATCCATGTCTGTCAGGGACGTCTGGGTATAGAACCCGGCCCTGGCGTTGATGCGGAGTCAGCATTAAGAACCAGAatgtacacctttgatcccagcacctgggcgGCAGAAGAAGGCGgttctgagttcagggccagccttggctacacagtaagctctgtctcaaaagtcagggggaaaaaaagtcattaCAAATCACAAAACCAGGGACGCAAGACCCTGTGCCTTCTTTCTCAAATCCATCCAGTCTCAACCAGTTCAGAGGAGAGCAGCACCTGGGAGTCCCCAGAGAAGGTACACAAAGACCGCCAGGACTGCCCCTGTCCAGAGCCACCCTACTTCTGCTGGCTTTTATGCCTGCAGCCAGAACAGGgaagaactcagagatctgtgctGCGTgcggggagggagggtgggagggagtaTCCCTCCCCACAAACTGCTGCGCAGAGGATcacttctttttgctttgttttcacgTGACTTACAGCTGTTTTCTGTGGTAAGAATAGATTGCTTCTCCAACAAGAAAGAttttaaggagaaagagaaaggaggttcCCAATGGgcattttctgtctcctccctttcccccagttGCAGAGTCCATGGCCTCCTTGTGAGAACTTACTAAAGCTTGAGGGTGGAACAGAGGGTCCCAGGAGGTAGCCTCCCCCAAGtggctgccctctgccctctgacaGTCATGGAGACCGCCTTTACCTGCCCCACTTGCTTCTCTGCATCCCCGGAACCTCTGGTCCCTTCAGAGAAGTCACGTGCTGGCTTGAGATTTCACATCTCATGTGTGACTCAAGGCACTTTCAGTTTTCTCAAATCCAGATGTCACCAGGTTCCTGGAGCCCTCTCTTTTCACAGCTGCCTCAAACTAAGTCCTAGCTAtgtaacaagttcaaggccagcttgaggtATGTGAAAATctatctaaacaaagaaaaaatcaatagaaagtaaaataaaatacaataacacAGGCTGCCTAGGTATGCTGTTCAAGTGGATTAGGAGatagcctgtgtgtgtgcctgtgtgtgtgtgtggctgtgtgtgtgtgcctgtgtgtgtgtgtgcctgtgtgtgtgcctgtgtgtgtgtgcctgtgtgtgtgtgcctgcgtgtgtgtgcctgcctgtgtgtgcgtgcctgcgtgtgcgtgcctgcgtgtgtgtgcctgcgtgtgcgcgcctgtgtgtgtgcgcctgtgtgtgtgtgcctgtgtgtgtctgtgcctgtgtgtatgtgtgcctgtgtgtgtgtgcctgtgtgtgtgtgcctgtgtgtatgcctgtgtgtgtgtgtgcctgtgtgtgtgcatgcgtgcgtgcgtgcgtgtgtgtgtgtgtgtgtgttgagatatgggtttggtttggttttttttcccccacagaaagagagacaacaAGAAGAAATATTTCCATGAGTAAcgggaaagaaataagagaaaggcGTGAACGAAGCTCACCCCACTGCAGGAGAACTGCTGACTTCAGGGAAGGAAAGACACTTACCTGAGTGGTGGGGGGTGGCAGCACCTTCTCAAAGCTCTCTTTAACGAAGCAGAGCTGGCTGCTGTTCTGGCCTAGTGTGTCCTCCAGCAGCTTCCGGAAGTCCGGCTCCGAAACGTGGTAATGAGGCAGCTGGGTGGGAAGATGCTGTCAGCAGAGCCTCTGCAGAAGGGGCCCAGGGGTGTCTGTGCACCCACCCTCTAGTCCCAGACATCTGGTTGCTCTTTTTGTCTGCCCACTGTCCTGTCCCCTAAGCTGCTGTGCTTCGATCAAGGGAGAACAAGGGACTTAGGCCAGgcccttctgtcagatgtggtgtGCGAAGGCTTAGAACACGGCCGTTCCCCTTCCCTTGGATTCCGAGGAGTAAAGGTACAGGCTTCGGCCTTCTCTGCCCGCCACCACACAGAAACAAAGCCTGCCTGAAAACCAGCCCATCCAGGAAAGCAAACAggcaggagatggggagaaagtcAGTGTCCCAACAGTGCAGGTCTATAAGTGAGTGTGCTCGAGCCCTGACCCCTCCTGGGGTGAGGTCATTCTGTTCTCTCTACCCCACCTACTTTAGTATGGCTTATATTGCTTATAACCCAGGGTGTTCTGAGCTCTCCCGTGAGGTGCCAACCCTGTTAAGGCTAAGGCTCTCCCGCCTTCTCATCAGACAGCTCTAGAGTGAGTGAGACCCCACAGCCAAGAGATGTGTCCAGCCCTCTGGGTTATTGCCAGACTCTCCACTTTTATTTGTGATGGACACAGGGCTTTTCtcctgggctgcagagagaaGACAGTTTTTGCTCTGCACTGCAGGAGTGAGGTTAGGTGAATGACCCATTGGATACATTCAAGGGAAGATTGGCAGCAATCCTAGGTAAGCCCTGGCCATCCATAGCACAGACCAATCAGGAGACACCCCAACTGCTtacccccttccccacccctgccataCACACACTTCCTATGGCTATAAACCTCCCTAGACTGGCATTCCTACCCCTGCCCACCCAACCTGCAGACTGGTAGGAAAGGGAGAGATTGGAAGACAGTCAAAGAATTAGCCAATCAAATTCATTCTTTTCACACTGGGCCTGAGGCAGAGCCCTGTACAAAATACTgatgagggcagaagaggaaccACTCATATCCTTGCCCCCCAGCCCCCAACTGAGAGAAACGTGGATCCCCACTGCTCCAGCAGAAGGCAGGCTCTGCTAAGCACTGAGCAGCAACGTGACTTAAGTTCTGCTGGTGAGGGTAAGGACGAGAAAGCTCCCACTCCTCCAGGGCAGCACGAATTCTGAATGCTTCCTGAAAAACTGGTTCATCTGTCACTGAATGGCAGACACTGAGAGAGGCCTGGGGGACAGTTGAGGCGGGATTTCCAGTTGAAGAAGAGCTTGTAGAAAGAGACACGGTGGCACTCAGGCAGTGTATTGGAAGGAGGGACACGGGGCCCTGGATTGAAGAGTTGGCTGGAGTGGAGAGGTCAGGAGATAGGAAGCAGAGACGAGGGAGAGTCAGGGGTGGGGAGTCAGCTgacagggaaacacagaaggcaaGGCATAGAAATGGCTCCCAACGCTTGATTCATGAGCCATTCAACTCTGACACAGACATTCCAGGGTAAGATGCGAAACTGCCGCCAATTCCCTCCCAGGCCAGCTCGTGGTGGTGGCTTGCGTAGCGCTCTTTAAGATCTATTCCTGCCTTCAGTGGATAGATCCTTCTGAAAGACTCTTGAGCCCTGTGTTCAGAGTTCTATCACTGCACAGTCAGGGATCAAAACCTACTGTCCACTGTGCATCTGTGCACGAGCCGCTTTCCCTCTCTGGGCCTTGGCTTCTCGAACATGAAAGGACCACATAATGTACAGGATTGCCCTGAGGACTGAGGGAGACACAGCCTGGAAAGGGGGCCAAGCAGGCAGACAAGTGCTCACCAGGAAATGACTGCTAGCAGTACCAGGGGGAGACCCAGCTGGACACATCTACTCCTGACCAGATAGAAGAGACTCCTATCTCTGCCACCATCTCATCATCTCCTTCAGGGATGGATCTGCTACTGTTTTCCCAGAAAAACCTCCCTTGTTCCTGAGTCCCAGGATGACCTAAGGTGGCCTAGAGTTCAGCCTGGCCTCTGTCTCCACTaactgaaggagggagaaaaggcttGAGAGACATCTCGAGGATCCCCACTAGGTCCGAGGTCCCAGTGGCCTATTTATCTCCATTTCTGCCCTGACAACAGCTAGGGCCTTGCCTGACTGTGCTCTACCGCAGCTGTAGTCCCAGCAGCCTTACCAGGGCCATGCTGCTCTCTGCCCTTCGCAGGACCTGGTCGGCAAGGTCCTTCTGCAGGACCACAAATGTGCACAGGATCTGGCCCAGCCACTGTGTGACTAGCTGGTTAAACCGTGGGAGCTCGGCCACTAGCATGGAGTTGAGCGCCTGGTACGTGTGCCGGGCCGCCTCCTCCTCATAGGTCACACTGCCCACATCTAGCAGTTTCTCTTCCACTCGCTCGAAGTCCAAGAGTTTGTCCAGACGCTTCTTGATCAAGTTCTGAGGGCCAACCAGGGCTCTGGCCAGGCTACAGAGTGGGTCCCATACTAGGCCTTTCAGCCGCTGCTTCTGcagggagaggagaacttgagagatgAGTTAGGAGGTAGCAAAGGGTAAGGGCTTGGAGGGAtgctgggggcagggagctggGGTTCCAGGCCCCCTCCACTGACAACTTCTAATTTGTAACGTATCCTAATCTCTGCCTGCCTAAACTGTGGGGCACAATCCACATGGGGTTGGGAATGAAAATGGATGTTGAAAAACATTTGGCAACAGTAAAAGTCTGGGGTGGTACAATGGTCTGTATTCccgtcaattatattttaaataaacgctgactggccagtagccaggcaggaagtacaggcaggacaaacagacaggaagtagaggcaggtcattgagaacaggagaattctgggaagaggaaagcttggcccgtagtcctgtcccagccacagaagaagcaagatgtgactgccccaccaataaggtaccgagccacatggccaacatagacaagaataatgggctaatataagaattaataagaagtctgagctactaggtcaattagtttataactaatgtagatctatgtgtgatttctttgggacttaacgattgcagaaaccgggcaggacagaaaccccaacaacaaaagTTTTCTGAATATATGATAACCCAAAATTCTGAAATGTGTTTTATGTGAAGTGACGGTCTCAGcattgatgattataaaatcaaaattttcatCAACTTTGAGACTCTTTGAAGATGTTCTGTGTCTTGAGATCTTATATCCATATCAAGTATTAGGCCAAGATATAacccttatttaaaaataaacagcataTCATCTCATTAGAGCACAGACTTTACTTATAACAAGTACTCAAATTATATGCataccaaagaattgttttaaaataaacttccttacaatttattatcagtaaattaTAACGGGTATCCGTTACATATACCTATATATCCAGGTCACATAAAAGTTCCTCAGGTAATGGTGTTGATGTGGAAAAGCTTCAGAAGCCTTGCTCTAACCTCGCCGAGTCTTGGCTTATGGTTCGATAATGCAGATGGTATGTAGTGTACACAGAGTGCAGCCCAGGAGAGGTTCTCAATTCCTGGCACTTCTCAGAGTTATTATtatgtaaagtgcttgcttgaAACAGGTTTTGCGCAGAATGCTACTTTCTAACTCAGACCTCATCTGTGTAAATGACCCAGAAGATGGCGCTCTCTGGGCCTGAGCTCCCATTAGCCAGAATGGGGCTATTAATAGTGTCTCACCCCAAAGCACATGTCGAGGGGTAAATGAGGTCAAGAATGGAAAAGGTGGGCACGGCGCCTGGTACAGGGTGCGGCTCACTGCACATCGGTTGGGCTATTTTTATCAGTAAGTGCAGGAATAGCACTCCCTTCCCTACTGGATATGACAATTGTATAAGTGCCTGACTTCTAAATATTACTCTTGTCGGAGCCACCACCTGCCTATCAAAGGAGtgggatgggggcgggggggggataGAAATCCCACTCACAAACTGCAGGAAGGCCTCGAGCTGAAGGTCCCTCGCCAGACCGCAGTACTGTTCGGCAGGACCCCCGGGAATGTCCAGACTCCATTCGTGTGGCCGGAAGCAGAGGAAAGCCTAGGACCAACGAAGACAGGTGGTTAGGTCCCACCATGGCCGTCTTACTCCTAACCCCCAATTCAGCAGACCTCCCAGGCAGTTTTTCAGGCCCTCTACATAACAACCACGCACCT
This sequence is a window from Microtus ochrogaster isolate Prairie Vole_2 chromosome 18, MicOch1.0, whole genome shotgun sequence. Protein-coding genes within it:
- the Arhgef37 gene encoding rho guanine nucleotide exchange factor 37, whose product is MADVGADELSSRSESPEPGDRSSEDRSLLHQKLAIRELIDTEVSYLHTLRLCASDIRSRLHQLPPGDLDVLFSNIDDIIQVSSRFLQGLQETACREEEQADLIGNLFLEFHEEFEHIYKVYCANYDQALQLVKAYRKEPELQKAIQGIIEAAVPQAGPSGLSFLLVIPLQRITKYPLLLQKILENTPTDARAHPVLQRAASALQDVNSNINEYKMRKEVALKYTKVEQLSLRERLARINTHTLSKKTTRLSQLLKQEAGLVPRTEDKEFDDLEERFQWVSLCVTELKSNVSAYMDNLEAFLCFRPHEWSLDIPGGPAEQYCGLARDLQLEAFLQFKQRLKGLVWDPLCSLARALVGPQNLIKKRLDKLLDFERVEEKLLDVGSVTYEEEAARHTYQALNSMLVAELPRFNQLVTQWLGQILCTFVVLQKDLADQVLRRAESSMALLPHYHVSEPDFRKLLEDTLGQNSSQLCFVKESFEKVLPPPTTQPLLPGSEYQLQALLTRYGPGKLYQVTSDINGTGTLDLTLPRGQIVALLQNKDTKGNSSRWLVDTGGHRGYVPAGKVQLYHHIIPSEKELRGQTVTHEDYWLPTPEPTQPSVPTVPTVTQVVAAYPFVARSSHELSLQAGQPVTILEAQDKKGNPEWSLVEANGQRGYVPSNFLARTPGPAPWGWSLPS